Proteins encoded within one genomic window of Pongo pygmaeus isolate AG05252 chromosome 6, NHGRI_mPonPyg2-v2.0_pri, whole genome shotgun sequence:
- the HILPDA gene encoding hypoxia-inducible lipid droplet-associated protein yields MKKITSGIEVWCPLTIYCLPKSLGKNPPSTAGLHGHESRRCFSPTGEEGYVLSDSFKCFLRQRWQSRLIHTLRLTPEHNDSKPHDVYFWKQLRGRAPGTIPKPRCPRGGAADVRHVVCAPGVRAACSTRARALRGRARGYKGRRLGGLAPRSAADGAFVSCEFCGGKLLRWCLVTDFPPDTWTTCSYSRRSTPGSSPGGSRGLSEEGSSVSLQRSRVLSAMKHVLNLYLLGVVLTLLSIFVRVMESLEGLLESPSPGTSWTTRSQLTNTEPTKGLPDHPSRGM; encoded by the exons atgaagaaaataacgaGTGGGATAGAGGTCTGGTGCCCTCTGACAATTTACTGCTTGCCGAAATCTCTGGGGAAGAACCCACCCTCCACGGCGGGGCTTCACGGACACGAAAGCCGTCGGTGTTTTTCACCTACTGGGGAGGAGGGATATGTGCTCTCTGACTCCTTCAAATGTTTCCTAAGGCAGAGATGGCAGTCGAGATTAATACACACGCTTCGTCTCACTCCAGAACACAATGACTCAAAACCGCACGACGTGTACTTTTGGAAACAGCTCCGCGGGAGAGCACCCGGGACAATCCCCAAACCCCGTTGCCCGCGGGGTGGGGCCGCGGACGTGCGTCACGTCGTGTGCGCCCCGGGCGTGCGTGCGGCCTGCAGTACGCGTGCGCGTGCCCTCCGGGGGCGTGCTCGCGGCTATAAGGGGCGGAGGCTGGGTGGCCTTGCTCCGCGCTCTGCGGCCGACGGCGCTTTTGTCTCCTGTGAGTTTTGTGGCGGGAAGCTTCTGCGCTGGTGCTTAGTAACCGACTTTCCTCCCGACACCTGGACGACCTGCTCTTACAGCCGGCGATCCACTCCCGGCTCTTCCCCCGGAG GGTCCAGAGGCCTTTCAGAAGAAGGCAGCTCTGTTTCTCTGCAGAGGAGTAGGGTCCTTTCAGCCATGAAGCATGTGTTGAACCTCTACCTGTTAGGTGTGGTGCTGACCCTACTCTCCATCTTCGTTAGAGTGATGGAGTCCCTAGAGGGCTTACTAGAGAGCCCATCACCTGGGACCTCCTGGACCACCAGAAGCCAACTAACCAACACAGAGCCCACCAAGGGCCTTCCAGACCATCCATCCAGAGGCATGTGA